The bacterium genomic sequence GCCACTCCAGGTGCGTCGGGTGCAGCAGTTTCTTGTCGACGAGGCTGCGGTCGATGGGGCACAGCGTCACCGGATGGAAGGTGAGCCACGTCTTCTCCCGGGTGCTCAGCTTCTCCTGCTTCACGACCACCGCCAGGATCTCGATGCGGATGCCGAACTTGCCCGCCTCGTAGTGGCCCGGCTCGATCGACATGAGATTGCCCGGCTGGAAGGGCGGCGTGATGATGTTCTTCAGGCTGTGCGGCCCCTCGTGCACGCCGAGGTACTGGCCGACGCCGTGACCCGTGCCGTGGGCGTAGTCCTCGCCGATCTCCCACAGGTACTTCCGCGCGAACATCTCGTTGCGGTAGCCCGACGTGCCGGCGGGGAACGGCGTGATGGTGCAGTCGATCATGCCCATCAGCACGCGCGTGAAGCACTCGACCTGCCGCGGCGTGGGCTTGCCGAGGGCGATGGTGCGGGTGATGTCCGTGGTGCCGTCCGGATACTGGCCGCCGCTGTCGATCAGGTACAGGCCCTGCTTCTTCAGCTTGGCGTTGGTCTTGGGCGTCGGCCCGTAGTGGATGATGGCGCCGTTGGCGCCGTAGCCGCTGATGGTGTTGAAGCTGAGGTCCTTGAAGCCGTCGCCCATGGCCCGGAAGGCCTCGAGCTGCTCGGCCGCCGAGATCTCGGACACGTCGCCCTTGGGCACGGCCCGCTCGAGCCAGCGCAGGAACTTGATCATGGCCACGCCGTCGCGCCGGTGGGCGTTGACGATGCCGTTGATCTGCACCTCGTTCTTGACGGCCTTCATGGGCGTGATCGGGCTCGTCTCCAGGTGGATCTCGCTGCCCCGCAGCTCGTCCAGCACCCGCCGGTTGGTGGTGGCCGGATCGACCCACACCTTCTGCTTGCGGGCGCCGAGGGCCTTCAGGTCGGCCCAGATCTGGTCGTAGGGCTTCAGGGTGGCCCGCTTGCGCAGGGTCGGCGCGAGGGGCTTGGGCACCTTGCGC encodes the following:
- a CDS encoding aminopeptidase P family protein, whose product is MDAQQKVAALRKLMKQQKIAAYYVPSADPHLSEYLPAAWQHRAWLSGFTGSAGELLIGLRGAGLWTDGRYFLQAGKELKGSGIDLMRMGEPGTPEMTAWVARELKKGQALGVDPTVISVAAARKFEDDLAPHGIKVKFLRTNLVEKIWDDRPEPSLAPIANHSSKFAGETVGNKMKRVREVMKAAGTKALIVGALDQVAWLLNIRAADIQYTPVVLGYAVLTDRGCSLYVDPRKVPKPLAPTLRKRATLKPYDQIWADLKALGARKQKVWVDPATTNRRVLDELRGSEIHLETSPITPMKAVKNEVQINGIVNAHRRDGVAMIKFLRWLERAVPKGDVSEISAAEQLEAFRAMGDGFKDLSFNTISGYGANGAIIHYGPTPKTNAKLKKQGLYLIDSGGQYPDGTTDITRTIALGKPTPRQVECFTRVLMGMIDCTITPFPAGTSGYRNEMFARKYLWEIGEDYAHGTGHGVGQYLGVHEGPHSLKNIITPPFQPGNLMSIEPGHYEAGKFGIRIEILAVVVKQEKLSTREKTWLTFHPVTLCPIDRSLVDKKLLHPTHLEWLNLYHKRCYRELASSLDKEHRDWLQKACRPL